The following coding sequences lie in one Phalacrocorax aristotelis chromosome 4, bGulAri2.1, whole genome shotgun sequence genomic window:
- the ABHD18 gene encoding protein ABHD18 isoform X3 encodes MGGALVLESAVLLHWLEREGYGPLGMTGISMGGHMASLAVTNWPKPLPLIPCLSWSTASAVFTTGVLSKAVNWRELEKQYFTHTVYEEEIIQMLEYCGTDSFKMGQDFVKNFPDSVDSLEDVDVTSRMFDLGSPNQTVSKEAVHSFTTNRSTLSASSERLFIQDAPKMQCINQTFSTSSNSNKNVTNPQGHRINKRKSDTLQRESLRFMKGVMDECTHVANFSVPVDPSLIIVVQAKEDAYIPRTGVRSLQEIWPGCEIRYLDGGHISAYLFKQGLFRQAIYDAFDRFLQKYTV; translated from the exons ATGGGAGGAGCTCTTGTTCTAGAGTCGGCAGTTCTTTTGCACTGGCTAGAGAGAGAAGGCTATGGACCGCTAGGGATGACTGGAATATCCATGGGAGGACAT ATGGCTTCACTGGCAGTGACAAACTGGCCTAAACCGTTGCCATTGATTCCATGTCTGTCCTGGTCTACAGCTTCTGCAGTCTTTACTACG GGTGTGTTGAGCAAGGCAGTGAACTGGAGAGAGCTAGAGAAACAGTATTTTACACACACTGtttatgaagaagaaataattcaaaTGCTGGAATACTGTGGA ACGGATTCTTTCAAGATGGGACAAGACTTTGTTAAAAACTTCCCTGACAGTGTGGACAGTCTGGAGGATGTGGATGTGACTTCCAGAATGTTCGACCTTGGTTCCCCAAACCAGACTGTATCTAAAGAAGCTGTTCACAGTTTCACCACAAATAGAAGTACTCTAAGTGCCTCATCAGAAAGACTCTTCATACAAGATGCTCCTAAAATGCAGTGCATAAATCAAACATTTTCAACCAGTAGCAATAGCAATAAAAACGTAACCAACCCACAAGGACACAggataaataaaagaaagagtGACACTTTACAGAGAGAATCCTTAAGGTTTATGAAAGGAGTAATGGATGAATGTACCCATGTAGCTAACTTCTCAG ttcCAGTTGACCCCAGTTTAATCATAGTTGTACAAGCTAAGGAGGATGCGTATATCCCCCGAACTGGGGTGCGCAGTCTTCAAGAAATCTGGCCTGGATGTGAAATTAGGTATCTGGATGGAGGTCATATCAGTGCCTACCTCTTCAAACAAGGACTCTTTAG acAAGCCATTTATGATGCATTTGACCgctttcttcagaaatacacaGTTTAA